One window of Pseudomonas urmiensis genomic DNA carries:
- a CDS encoding MFS transporter produces MAHSPAPDQGQDISRNALYRRITLRLIPFIFICYLFNYLDRVNVGFAKLQMLDALKFSETVYGLGAGIFFIGYVLCGLPSNLALNRFGPRRWIAVMMIAWGSLSTCLLFVTTPTEFYALRLLTGAAEAGFFPGVVLYLSRWFPADRRGRIMALFMSAIPVSGLLGGPFSGWILEHFAAGQHGLAGWQWMFLIQGLPTVVLGILAIKLLSDGYHKAAWLSPAERQLIEADLKADAASKPATSGDSVLSVLTNPLIWTFGFVYFCIQSGVYAINFWLPSIIKNMGFDNPLLIGWLSAIPYLLAGVFMIIVGRSADLRNERRWHLVVPMLMGAIGLLIAVNFAANTTIAILGLSIATMGALTGLPMFWPMPTALLSAGAAVAGLAIINSVGQMAGFLSPYLVGFIKDQTGSTDAALYSLAGLIVVGSLVALRVTRSGALKAARAN; encoded by the coding sequence ATGGCACACAGCCCTGCCCCTGACCAAGGCCAAGACATCAGCCGCAACGCGCTCTACCGGCGCATCACCTTGCGGTTGATTCCGTTCATTTTCATCTGCTACCTGTTCAACTACCTGGACCGCGTCAACGTCGGCTTTGCCAAGCTGCAGATGCTCGACGCACTGAAATTCAGCGAAACCGTCTACGGCCTCGGCGCCGGGATCTTCTTCATCGGCTACGTGCTGTGCGGCCTGCCCAGCAACCTGGCGCTCAACCGCTTCGGCCCGCGGCGCTGGATCGCGGTGATGATGATCGCCTGGGGCAGCCTCTCGACCTGCCTGCTGTTCGTCACCACCCCCACCGAGTTCTACGCCCTGCGCCTGCTCACCGGCGCCGCCGAAGCTGGCTTCTTCCCAGGCGTGGTGCTGTACCTCTCGCGCTGGTTCCCGGCCGATCGGCGTGGGCGGATCATGGCCCTGTTCATGTCGGCGATTCCGGTTTCCGGCCTACTTGGCGGGCCGTTCTCCGGCTGGATCCTGGAACACTTCGCTGCCGGCCAACATGGCTTGGCAGGCTGGCAATGGATGTTCCTGATCCAGGGGCTGCCGACTGTGGTGCTGGGGATCCTGGCGATCAAGCTACTCAGCGATGGCTACCACAAAGCCGCCTGGCTGAGCCCGGCCGAACGTCAACTGATCGAAGCCGACCTCAAGGCCGATGCTGCCAGCAAGCCGGCCACCAGTGGCGACAGCGTGCTGTCAGTGTTGACCAATCCGCTGATCTGGACCTTCGGTTTCGTCTATTTCTGCATCCAGAGCGGGGTCTACGCGATCAACTTCTGGCTGCCATCGATCATCAAGAACATGGGCTTCGACAACCCGCTGCTGATCGGCTGGCTGAGTGCCATCCCGTACCTGCTGGCGGGCGTGTTCATGATCATCGTGGGCCGCTCGGCTGACCTGCGCAACGAGCGTCGCTGGCACTTGGTGGTGCCGATGCTGATGGGCGCTATCGGCCTGCTGATCGCGGTGAACTTCGCCGCCAACACGACCATCGCCATCCTTGGCCTGTCGATTGCCACCATGGGCGCGCTGACTGGCCTGCCGATGTTCTGGCCAATGCCTACCGCGCTGCTTAGCGCCGGTGCAGCCGTCGCGGGGCTGGCGATCATTAACTCGGTGGGGCAGATGGCCGGTTTTCTCAGCCCGTACCTGGTGGGCTTCATCAAGGACCAAACCGGTTCCACCGATGCCGCGCTGTACTCGCTGGCCGGCTTGATCGTGGTCGGCAGCCTGGTGGCCTTGCGCGTAACCCGTAGCGGTGCGCTGAAGGCCGCTCGCGCCAACTGA
- a CDS encoding glycerate kinase, whose translation MKVVIAPDSFKDSLDAAGVARAIASGLAEVWPHADYVECPMADGGEGTMEAILAASQGELRRQQVRGPLGESVEAGWGWLAQSRTAIIEMAQASGLQLVPTGQRDACSSSTWGTGELIAAALAAGARRIVLAIGGSATNDGGSGMLRALGLRLLDGNGQPLAEGGLALAQLARIDASGLDPRLAEVQVEVAADVDNPLCGPNGASAIFGPQKGASPAQVQALDQALGHFADHCAPLLGEDVRDFPGCGAAGGMGFAAKAFMGARFRPGVEVVAELAGLDALVQGADLLITGEGRFDAQTLRGKTPMGVARVAKRHGVPVVVLAGTLGEGYQQLYAHGIDAAFALASGPMTLEQACANAPELLRARASDIARLWRCARQG comes from the coding sequence ATGAAAGTCGTTATCGCCCCCGATTCGTTCAAGGACAGCCTCGATGCTGCCGGTGTCGCCCGGGCCATTGCCAGCGGCCTGGCCGAGGTCTGGCCGCACGCCGACTACGTTGAATGCCCCATGGCCGACGGCGGCGAAGGCACCATGGAGGCGATCCTGGCCGCAAGCCAGGGCGAACTGCGCCGGCAACAGGTCCGTGGCCCACTGGGCGAGAGCGTCGAAGCCGGCTGGGGTTGGCTTGCGCAAAGCCGCACCGCGATCATCGAAATGGCCCAGGCCAGCGGCCTGCAACTGGTCCCGACCGGTCAGCGCGATGCTTGTAGCAGCAGCACCTGGGGCACTGGCGAGCTGATCGCGGCGGCCCTGGCGGCCGGTGCGCGGCGGATCGTCCTGGCCATCGGCGGTAGTGCCACCAACGACGGCGGCAGCGGCATGCTGCGTGCGCTTGGCCTGCGCCTATTGGATGGCAACGGCCAACCGCTCGCCGAGGGCGGCCTGGCCCTGGCGCAGTTGGCGCGGATCGACGCCAGCGGCCTCGACCCGCGTCTGGCCGAAGTACAGGTCGAGGTCGCGGCAGACGTCGACAATCCGCTGTGCGGGCCTAACGGCGCCTCGGCCATCTTTGGCCCGCAGAAGGGCGCAAGCCCTGCGCAGGTGCAGGCGCTGGACCAGGCCTTGGGCCATTTTGCCGATCACTGTGCGCCACTTTTGGGTGAAGATGTACGTGACTTTCCAGGGTGTGGCGCAGCCGGCGGCATGGGCTTTGCGGCCAAGGCGTTCATGGGCGCGCGTTTCCGCCCTGGGGTCGAAGTGGTGGCCGAGCTGGCCGGCCTGGATGCGCTGGTCCAGGGGGCTGATCTGCTGATTACCGGTGAAGGCCGGTTCGATGCGCAGACCCTGCGCGGCAAAACCCCAATGGGCGTAGCCCGGGTCGCCAAGCGCCACGGCGTGCCGGTGGTAGTGCTCGCCGGCACCTTGGGCGAGGGCTATCAGCAGCTGTATGCCCACGGTATCGATGCAGCCTTTGCCTTGGCCAGTGGCCCGATGACCCTGGAGCAAGCCTGTGCCAATGCACCTGAGCTGCTGCGGGCACGCGCCAGTGACATCGCCAGGCTGTGGCGCTGCGCCCGCCAAGGCTGA
- a CDS encoding FAD-dependent oxidoreductase → MTQHAVARLEQLELQRPLRVQVGSEEVILLRQGDQVHAYQANCPHAGAPLEEGTVYGGLLICPWHKAAFAVDEGAVCEPPALCDLRRYPTQVKGGEVWVDDQPLPETQPPRHSDARCFVVIGAGAAGCAAVATLLGHGFGGRLVWIDQERHPAYDRTSLSKFVIAGEMSPDEVPALLEADDLRQGHLQRVHGKVRLLDTGKRQVLLADGQRINYDHALLATGGKPLRPDIAGVQLSGVCVLRSRDDAAHLLDSAEPGQPVVIVGDGFIGLEAASALRKYGMQVHVVSRHHVPLAKQLGERIGRSIRELHQRKGVIFHGPTEVERIEGSDKVEAVLLANGERLPTALVLLGTGVKPATTFIQGVQLADDHSLRVDARMLAAEGLWAAGDIATFPLAGQPVRIEHWRLAQQHGVIAAANMLGERSRYDDVPFFWTYQHGRTYEVLGHGRNWNRIEYVGEPEQGDFIALQCIDDQVEAVIAKGYGRAMAVLSQRMKRPLSSKDARALIDAWPEG, encoded by the coding sequence ATGACCCAGCACGCCGTGGCCCGCCTAGAACAGCTCGAACTACAGCGCCCCCTGCGCGTACAGGTCGGCAGTGAAGAGGTGATCCTGCTCCGCCAGGGTGACCAGGTACACGCCTACCAGGCCAACTGCCCCCATGCCGGCGCACCGCTGGAAGAAGGCACGGTGTACGGCGGGCTGCTGATCTGCCCCTGGCACAAGGCCGCCTTCGCGGTGGATGAAGGCGCCGTCTGCGAGCCCCCCGCCCTGTGCGACCTGCGCCGTTACCCCACCCAGGTCAAAGGCGGTGAGGTCTGGGTCGACGACCAGCCGCTACCTGAAACCCAACCCCCGCGACACAGTGATGCGCGTTGCTTTGTGGTCATCGGTGCAGGCGCTGCGGGCTGCGCGGCCGTTGCCACCCTGCTCGGCCACGGTTTTGGCGGCCGCCTGGTGTGGATCGATCAAGAGCGCCACCCCGCCTACGATCGAACCTCGCTGAGCAAATTCGTCATTGCCGGCGAAATGTCGCCTGATGAAGTTCCAGCCTTGCTGGAGGCGGATGACCTGCGCCAAGGCCATCTGCAACGTGTGCACGGCAAGGTGCGTCTGCTCGATACCGGCAAACGCCAGGTGCTCCTCGCCGACGGCCAGCGCATCAACTATGACCACGCGCTGCTGGCCACCGGCGGCAAACCGCTGCGGCCCGATATCGCTGGGGTGCAATTGAGCGGTGTGTGCGTGTTGCGCTCGCGCGACGATGCCGCGCACCTGCTCGACAGCGCCGAGCCAGGCCAACCAGTGGTGATCGTCGGTGACGGTTTCATTGGCCTGGAAGCGGCCTCGGCCCTGCGCAAGTATGGGATGCAAGTGCATGTGGTGAGCCGTCACCACGTGCCATTGGCCAAGCAACTGGGCGAGCGGATTGGGCGCAGCATCCGCGAGCTGCACCAAAGAAAGGGCGTGATCTTCCATGGCCCGACCGAGGTTGAACGCATCGAGGGCAGCGACAAGGTCGAAGCCGTGCTGCTGGCCAATGGCGAACGCTTGCCGACCGCATTAGTCCTGCTGGGCACCGGGGTGAAACCGGCCACCACGTTCATCCAAGGTGTGCAGTTGGCTGACGACCATTCTTTGCGGGTAGACGCGCGCATGCTGGCTGCAGAGGGCCTGTGGGCCGCCGGCGACATCGCCACCTTCCCCCTCGCTGGCCAGCCAGTGCGCATCGAACACTGGCGCCTGGCCCAGCAGCACGGAGTGATCGCTGCGGCCAATATGCTTGGCGAGCGTAGCCGCTATGACGACGTGCCGTTCTTCTGGACCTATCAGCATGGGCGAACCTATGAAGTGCTCGGGCATGGCCGCAACTGGAATCGGATCGAGTATGTCGGCGAGCCGGAGCAAGGCGATTTCATTGCCTTGCAGTGTATCGATGACCAGGTCGAGGCCGTGATCGCCAAGGGTTACGGGCGGGCGATGGCGGTCTTGTCGCAGCGCATGAAGCGGCCTCTATCAAGCAAAGATGCGCGGGCGTTGATCGACGCTTGGCCGGAGGGTTGA
- a CDS encoding sigma-54-dependent Fis family transcriptional regulator, producing MPAHTADTRASELAAFIDCHFAERGLAPEALIAESWYRSINQHRLDPSLRHVDNILSAAEIRQHQAQHQAYLSIAGQGVNGLARRVVDAGFAVLLSDADGITLDARLPQDPQRYTRAGLIVGARWDESIAGTNGIGTALASEQALTIHRQEHFLAANARLSCSVSPIFDAQNQLLGCLNATCLHNEGPKQAQHLTLHLVMLYARLIENTHFRQCYRDRLTLALKAHDDITDLANEQLLALDEGGRVIGANRAAFLAQPGQLLGQRIEQLLPATIDELLDLTRGGARGTQLRAPNSEHIIEVGLRVPAGYGQQAKPSRPAAVPSHPDLEQLAGGDAQLQQGVRRLRKVLDKDICILITGETGTGKEAFARAIHQASQRHAGPFVALNCAAIPESLIESELFGYRSGSFTGANRKGMKGKLELANGGTLFLDEIGDMPAHLQTRLLRVLAERELQPLGAETAVALDIQVVSATHQDLSAMIGEKRFREDLYYRLCGMRVCLPALRERSDRGQLIERVLARLAGGARVRLSDEARQCLEGYAWPGNVRQLLNTLRYALALAEDGLIECDCLPEELFTPPAARVTPALGLRLGDQVGDAEARHLLGVLRNERWNISSAAEAAGISRSTLYRKMKRYGIVPPNLVD from the coding sequence ATGCCCGCGCACACCGCTGACACCCGCGCCAGTGAACTGGCCGCCTTTATCGACTGCCATTTCGCCGAACGCGGCCTGGCGCCCGAGGCGCTGATTGCCGAGTCCTGGTACCGCAGTATCAACCAGCACCGCCTCGACCCTAGCCTGCGCCATGTCGACAATATCCTCAGCGCCGCCGAGATCCGCCAGCACCAAGCCCAGCACCAGGCTTACCTGAGCATCGCCGGCCAAGGTGTCAACGGCCTGGCCCGGCGCGTGGTCGACGCCGGTTTCGCGGTGCTGCTCAGCGATGCCGATGGCATCACCCTCGACGCCCGCCTGCCCCAGGACCCGCAACGCTATACCCGCGCCGGGTTGATCGTCGGGGCACGCTGGGACGAGTCGATCGCTGGCACCAACGGCATTGGCACTGCGTTGGCCTCGGAGCAGGCACTGACCATCCACCGCCAAGAGCACTTTCTGGCGGCCAATGCCCGGCTCAGTTGCTCGGTCTCACCGATTTTCGATGCGCAGAACCAGTTGCTCGGCTGCCTGAACGCCACTTGCCTGCACAACGAAGGCCCCAAGCAAGCCCAGCACCTGACCCTGCACCTGGTGATGCTGTATGCGCGGCTGATCGAAAACACCCATTTTCGCCAGTGCTACCGCGATCGCCTGACCCTGGCGCTCAAAGCGCATGACGACATTACTGATCTTGCCAACGAGCAGTTGCTCGCGCTGGACGAAGGCGGCCGGGTGATCGGCGCCAATCGCGCAGCGTTTCTCGCCCAGCCCGGCCAGTTGCTCGGCCAGCGCATCGAGCAGCTGTTGCCGGCCACCATCGATGAGCTGCTGGATCTCACTCGCGGTGGCGCACGCGGCACCCAGCTGCGCGCGCCGAACAGTGAGCACATCATCGAAGTGGGCCTGCGGGTGCCGGCAGGCTACGGCCAGCAGGCAAAACCCAGTCGGCCCGCTGCAGTGCCAAGCCATCCGGACCTTGAGCAACTGGCCGGTGGCGATGCCCAGCTGCAACAAGGCGTGCGCCGCCTGCGCAAGGTGCTGGACAAAGACATCTGCATCCTCATCACGGGCGAAACAGGCACCGGCAAAGAAGCCTTCGCCCGCGCTATCCACCAGGCCAGTCAGCGTCATGCCGGGCCTTTCGTCGCCCTCAACTGCGCGGCGATCCCCGAATCGTTGATCGAGAGCGAGCTGTTTGGCTATCGCAGCGGCAGCTTCACCGGCGCCAATCGCAAAGGCATGAAGGGCAAGCTGGAACTGGCCAATGGCGGCACGTTGTTCCTCGATGAGATTGGCGACATGCCCGCCCACTTGCAGACCCGCCTGCTGCGGGTGCTGGCCGAGCGCGAATTGCAGCCGTTGGGCGCCGAGACGGCTGTTGCCTTGGATATCCAGGTGGTGTCTGCAACGCACCAGGACCTCAGCGCAATGATTGGCGAGAAGCGTTTTCGCGAGGATCTGTACTATCGCTTGTGCGGGATGCGCGTGTGCTTGCCGGCGCTGCGCGAGCGCAGCGATCGTGGGCAGTTGATCGAACGGGTGTTGGCGCGCTTGGCGGGAGGCGCCAGGGTTCGTCTCAGTGACGAAGCTCGGCAGTGTCTTGAGGGATATGCTTGGCCGGGTAACGTACGCCAGTTGCTCAATACCCTGCGCTATGCGCTGGCTTTGGCCGAGGATGGGCTAATCGAGTGCGATTGCTTGCCAGAAGAGCTGTTCACCCCGCCAGCTGCGCGGGTAACGCCTGCCCTGGGGCTGCGCCTCGGCGACCAGGTCGGGGATGCCGAAGCCAGGCATCTGCTGGGTGTTCTGCGCAACGAGCGGTGGAATATCAGTTCGGCGGCCGAGGCGGCGGGTATTTCCCGATCGACCCTTTATCGCAAGATGAAACGCTACGGGATCGTACCGCCGAACCTGGTCGATTGA
- the aldA gene encoding aldehyde dehydrogenase — translation MHDAIYQNYIDNAFVASEQLIEVFNPANGQLLARVPESSNEQVERAIAAARHAQKGWAAKPAIERAGYLRQIASKVRANAERLARTITQEQGKVAGLAMIEVNFTADYLDYMAEWARRLEGEVLTSDRVNEHIFLLRKPLGVVAGILPWNFPFFLIARKMAPALLTGNTIVIKPSEETPINCYEFAKLVAETDLPAGVFNVVGGSGASVGQGLSSHAGIDLVSFTGSVATGARIMAAAAPNITKLNLELGGKAPAIVLADADLDLAVRAIVASRVINTGQVCNCAERVYVQRGVADAFIDKVAHAMAATRYGDPSKDSDLDMGPLVNQAGLDKVAQMVRTAVGQGAQLVTGGQVADLGAGFHYQPTVLAGCAADMEIMRKEIFGPVLPIQVIDDLDQAIALANDSEYGLTSSIYTRDLNAALKASRELDFGETYINRENFEAMQGFHAGTRKSGIGGADGKHGLYEYTRTQVVYIQG, via the coding sequence ATGCACGACGCGATTTATCAGAACTACATCGACAACGCCTTTGTCGCCAGTGAGCAACTGATCGAGGTGTTCAACCCGGCCAATGGCCAGTTACTGGCCAGGGTGCCCGAATCTTCCAACGAGCAGGTCGAGCGGGCAATTGCCGCCGCTCGCCATGCGCAAAAGGGTTGGGCAGCCAAGCCTGCAATCGAGCGCGCAGGCTACCTGCGCCAGATCGCCAGCAAGGTGCGCGCCAATGCCGAGCGCTTGGCCCGCACAATCACCCAGGAGCAGGGCAAGGTTGCCGGCTTGGCCATGATAGAGGTGAACTTCACCGCCGATTACCTGGATTACATGGCCGAATGGGCGCGCCGCCTGGAAGGTGAGGTACTGACCAGCGACCGCGTCAACGAACACATCTTCCTGCTGCGCAAGCCCTTGGGCGTGGTGGCCGGGATCCTGCCCTGGAATTTTCCCTTCTTCCTTATCGCGCGCAAGATGGCGCCGGCCTTGCTGACCGGCAACACCATCGTCATCAAGCCGAGCGAGGAGACGCCGATCAACTGCTATGAATTCGCCAAGCTGGTCGCTGAAACCGACTTGCCGGCTGGGGTGTTCAACGTGGTCGGCGGCAGCGGTGCCAGTGTCGGCCAGGGTTTGAGCAGCCATGCCGGTATCGACCTGGTCAGCTTCACCGGTAGCGTGGCTACGGGTGCGCGGATCATGGCGGCGGCAGCGCCGAACATCACCAAGCTTAACCTTGAGCTCGGCGGCAAGGCACCGGCCATCGTCCTGGCTGACGCCGACCTTGACCTGGCAGTGCGCGCCATCGTTGCCTCACGGGTGATCAATACCGGCCAGGTATGCAACTGCGCCGAGCGCGTGTATGTGCAGCGCGGGGTGGCCGATGCGTTCATCGACAAAGTCGCCCATGCCATGGCTGCCACCCGCTATGGCGACCCATCCAAGGACAGTGATCTGGACATGGGCCCACTGGTCAACCAGGCCGGCCTGGACAAGGTCGCGCAGATGGTGCGTACCGCCGTTGGCCAGGGCGCTCAATTGGTAACGGGCGGGCAGGTGGCGGACCTGGGGGCGGGCTTCCACTATCAGCCGACGGTGCTGGCCGGGTGCGCGGCGGACATGGAGATCATGCGCAAAGAGATTTTTGGCCCGGTGTTGCCGATCCAGGTAATCGACGACCTTGACCAGGCCATCGCACTGGCCAACGACAGCGAGTACGGATTGACCTCGTCGATCTATACCCGCGACCTCAATGCAGCGCTCAAGGCCAGCCGCGAGCTTGATTTTGGCGAGACCTATATCAATCGGGAGAACTTCGAGGCCATGCAGGGCTTCCACGCCGGTACGCGCAAATCGGGGATCGGTGGGGCGGATGGCAAGCATGGCTTGTATGAATACACCCGTACCCAGGTGGTCTATATCCAAGGCTGA
- a CDS encoding 3-deoxy-7-phosphoheptulonate synthase: protein MLSTCAQVLDGQTAWTPDSWREHIAAQQPHYADAQGLRQAATHLRQAAPLVSAQSIDLLKTRLAQAQQGRAFVLQGGDCAEAFADTDPAALKRLLVLMEHMSQALMPGLQRPVIKIGRLAGQYAKPRSSDIETHGGLSLPVYRGDIVNQAEFCPQARRADPARLLQAYAHSASTLEHARAIQAIMHSDNLAERSLFISHEALLLEYEQSLTRQQADGRWLNQSTHLPWIGLRTAQPDGAHVEYLRGVDNPLAVKVGADTTASDLLQLVERLNPGNQPGRLTLIHRMGALLLGERLGALIDALKRADAKVLWLCDPMHGNTRTLPCATKTRAFDDILAEIAMAFRVHARHGSILGGLHLEMTGEAVTECLGGPADLQASDLGQCYLSKVDPRLNGEQALELARRVSLDRLACNADIR from the coding sequence ATGTTGAGCACATGCGCCCAGGTGCTGGACGGCCAGACGGCCTGGACACCCGATTCATGGCGCGAACATATCGCCGCCCAGCAACCCCACTATGCCGATGCCCAGGGCTTGCGCCAGGCCGCTACCCACCTGCGCCAAGCCGCCCCGCTGGTCAGTGCGCAATCAATCGATTTGCTCAAAACCCGCTTGGCTCAGGCGCAACAGGGCCGTGCCTTCGTCCTGCAAGGCGGCGACTGCGCCGAGGCCTTTGCCGACACCGACCCCGCTGCGCTCAAGCGCCTGCTGGTGCTGATGGAACACATGAGCCAGGCGCTGATGCCCGGCCTGCAACGGCCGGTGATCAAGATCGGCCGCTTGGCTGGGCAATATGCCAAACCGCGCTCCAGTGATATCGAGACCCATGGTGGCCTGAGCTTGCCGGTCTATCGCGGCGATATCGTCAACCAAGCCGAGTTCTGCCCGCAGGCACGCCGGGCTGATCCTGCCCGCTTGCTACAGGCCTACGCCCACTCCGCCAGTACCCTGGAGCATGCCCGGGCGATCCAGGCCATCATGCACAGCGACAACCTGGCCGAGCGAAGCCTGTTCATCTCCCATGAGGCCCTGCTGCTCGAATATGAGCAAAGCCTGACCCGCCAACAAGCCGATGGCCGCTGGCTCAACCAGTCCACCCACCTGCCCTGGATCGGCCTGCGCACCGCCCAGCCCGACGGCGCCCATGTGGAGTACCTGCGTGGGGTGGACAACCCGCTGGCGGTCAAGGTCGGTGCCGACACCACGGCCAGTGACCTGCTGCAGTTGGTCGAGCGCCTCAACCCGGGCAATCAGCCAGGCCGATTGACCCTGATCCACCGCATGGGCGCGCTGTTACTGGGGGAGCGTCTAGGTGCGCTGATCGATGCGCTAAAGCGCGCCGATGCCAAGGTGTTGTGGCTGTGCGACCCCATGCACGGCAACACCCGCACCCTGCCCTGCGCCACCAAGACCCGCGCCTTCGACGACATCCTCGCGGAAATCGCCATGGCCTTCCGGGTGCATGCCCGGCACGGTTCGATCCTCGGCGGCCTGCACCTGGAAATGACCGGCGAGGCGGTCACCGAATGCCTCGGCGGCCCCGCCGATCTGCAAGCGAGCGACCTCGGCCAGTGCTACCTGAGCAAGGTCGACCCACGCCTGAACGGTGAGCAAGCCCTGGAGCTGGCGCGGCGGGTCAGCCTTGATCGCCTCGCCTGCAACGCCGACATCCGTTAA
- a CDS encoding sugar diacid recognition domain-containing protein, with translation MFELDHDLAQDIVDRAMAILPCNVNVMDSQGLILGSGEPERINTRHEGAQLVLANGRIVELDGEAAKCLKGVQPGVNLPLMLDGRLIGVLGLTGDPQQLRTFGELVRMTAEMLLAQRHLQVEQQWRRQRCDDLLALLLGSSGDSTRLLDEAQQLGLKPQLARVPCLFELHSGPPAEALSAWLMSRYPDSWCVSPARESLLWCRPAGLVLDEQRLLERLQRHGWQVQRLALGQPAQSLEQLRKGYRRVRDLLAYGREVLPGERLLSLARYRLPTLLWRHRNDDALDELLEPLQRIRAKDASGQLLATLRAWCAHDGQSQACAEALGIHRNSLRYRLERIAELSEVDPQRLEGMLSLYLGLQLLPAQ, from the coding sequence ATGTTCGAACTGGACCATGACCTGGCGCAGGACATCGTCGATCGGGCGATGGCCATCTTGCCGTGCAACGTCAACGTCATGGACAGCCAGGGCCTGATCCTGGGCAGTGGCGAGCCGGAGCGGATCAATACCCGTCACGAGGGCGCCCAGCTGGTACTGGCCAACGGGCGTATCGTCGAGCTGGACGGTGAAGCCGCCAAGTGCCTCAAGGGCGTGCAACCTGGGGTGAACCTGCCATTGATGCTCGATGGCCGCTTGATCGGCGTGCTCGGCCTGACTGGCGATCCGCAGCAACTGCGCACCTTCGGCGAATTGGTGCGCATGACCGCCGAGATGCTGCTTGCCCAGCGCCACCTGCAAGTCGAGCAGCAATGGCGGCGCCAGCGCTGTGATGATCTGCTGGCCTTGCTGCTGGGCAGTAGCGGCGACTCCACGCGGTTGCTGGACGAGGCCCAGCAGTTAGGCCTGAAACCACAACTGGCGCGGGTGCCGTGCCTGTTCGAGTTGCATTCTGGGCCACCGGCCGAGGCACTGTCGGCCTGGCTGATGAGCCGTTACCCAGACAGCTGGTGCGTCAGCCCCGCACGCGAGTCGTTGCTGTGGTGTCGGCCGGCCGGGCTGGTATTGGACGAGCAGCGTTTGCTCGAGCGTTTGCAACGCCACGGCTGGCAGGTGCAGCGCCTGGCCCTGGGGCAACCGGCGCAGAGCCTGGAGCAGTTGCGCAAAGGCTATCGGCGAGTACGCGACCTGTTGGCCTATGGCCGCGAGGTTTTGCCTGGCGAGCGGCTGCTGAGCCTGGCGCGTTATCGCTTGCCGACCCTGCTCTGGCGCCACCGCAACGATGATGCCTTGGATGAGCTGCTTGAGCCGTTGCAGCGGATTCGCGCCAAGGATGCCAGTGGCCAGTTACTGGCGACCCTGCGCGCCTGGTGCGCGCATGATGGGCAGAGCCAGGCCTGTGCCGAGGCGCTGGGGATTCATCGCAATAGCCTGCGCTACCGCCTGGAGCGCATCGCCGAGCTGAGCGAGGTCGACCCGCAGCGTCTGGAAGGGATGCTGAGCTTGTACTTGGGACTGCAATTGTTACCTGCGCAGTAA
- a CDS encoding MFS transporter — protein sequence MPIVIYVFSLCTFAFGLSEFVVAGLVSVMADDLGSPITAVGSAIAAYALGAAIGAPILTALLVTWRDRAVLLMTLAVLGLGSLLLAKVDQLLALYLLRFLIGLAHGVFMAVASNVAVKLVEPARAGRALSVVWIGLTLSLALGVPLGTVLGSFWSWRVIFVVLGGLGLFSVIGLLRLMPSEGAPQTAPQGGPIASLAAIMHTALLSAAGIAMLVSVAVFSFFTYVSPFVLEVTEGGVQLLGLAMLMFGGCTILGNLLGGYVADRYDSTRCLMAALSLLAASLALLYVAKHCAWAVLVLVGVLGALFFAIVTLSTLRLLNLAKTLAPHATGVASGLSIAAFNLGTAVGGAIGGGLITHLGLAYLPLAGVGAALIALLALSAQAAPDPAPAAHAEPQRQR from the coding sequence ATGCCTATCGTCATTTACGTTTTTTCGCTGTGCACTTTCGCATTTGGCCTGTCTGAATTCGTCGTCGCCGGTCTGGTCTCGGTCATGGCTGACGACCTTGGCAGCCCAATCACCGCAGTAGGTTCGGCGATTGCCGCGTATGCCTTGGGCGCTGCCATTGGCGCACCGATTCTCACTGCGCTGCTGGTGACCTGGCGCGATCGCGCGGTATTGCTGATGACCCTGGCGGTGCTCGGCCTGGGCAGTTTGCTGCTGGCTAAAGTCGATCAACTACTGGCGCTGTACCTGCTGCGCTTCCTGATTGGCCTGGCCCATGGGGTGTTCATGGCCGTTGCCTCCAACGTTGCAGTCAAACTGGTCGAGCCGGCGCGCGCCGGCCGCGCGCTGTCAGTGGTGTGGATCGGCCTGACCTTGTCGTTGGCGCTGGGTGTGCCGCTTGGCACCGTGCTGGGCAGCTTCTGGTCATGGCGGGTGATTTTTGTCGTGCTGGGTGGGCTGGGCTTGTTCAGCGTGATTGGGCTGCTGCGGCTGATGCCCAGCGAGGGCGCGCCCCAGACTGCCCCGCAGGGTGGGCCGATTGCCAGTCTGGCGGCAATCATGCACACCGCGCTGCTGTCGGCTGCGGGGATTGCCATGTTGGTCAGCGTGGCGGTGTTCTCATTCTTCACCTATGTGTCACCGTTTGTGCTGGAGGTGACCGAGGGAGGCGTGCAGCTGCTAGGGCTGGCGATGCTGATGTTCGGTGGCTGCACGATCCTTGGCAACCTGCTGGGCGGCTATGTCGCCGATCGCTACGACAGCACACGCTGCCTGATGGCTGCCCTGAGCTTGCTCGCCGCGAGCTTGGCGCTGCTGTACGTCGCCAAGCATTGCGCGTGGGCGGTGCTGGTATTGGTCGGCGTGCTCGGCGCGCTGTTCTTTGCCATTGTCACCCTGTCGACCTTGCGTCTGCTCAACCTGGCTAAAACCCTCGCACCCCATGCCACCGGCGTGGCCTCCGGCCTGAGCATCGCCGCGTTCAACCTCGGCACAGCAGTTGGGGGCGCCATTGGTGGCGGGTTGATCACTCACCTGGGCTTGGCCTACTTGCCCCTGGCCGGGGTTGGCGCGGCGCTGATCGCGCTGCTGGCACTGAGCGCGCAGGCGGCGCCTGATCCGGCACCCGCTGCGCACGCCGAACCGCAACGCCAGCGCTGA